A single region of the Biomphalaria glabrata chromosome 15, xgBioGlab47.1, whole genome shotgun sequence genome encodes:
- the LOC106070047 gene encoding uncharacterized protein LOC106070047 yields MLVCLFLLIVGIVLRFHFTTLVLSSVKAHPYFEEYERFVAFNSAPRELVFGDLTQTLGNALIVLNGVHILCIMMYMSFQIHKNHFTLPVVCIISGVVVIMEINATNVYMSETSAQSKEAKDNLERNIRMIYNVEDSTVFSVTHDIISVWGHCCGVTSMYDFQNHTGLKFSAKTDKERKPIQYPPSCCNQTFFSLGDKARDAVKNCAFSGEGVYSMGCYTMMFEWLSYYCILYATVILWQLIDILVHLILYRKMVTLFRNYTGQKK; encoded by the exons ATG CTGGTCTGCCTCTTCTTGCTCATAGTCGGCATCGTCCTGCGGTTCCACTTCACCACGCTGGTCTTGAGCTCCGTCAAGGCGCACCCTTACTTTGAAGAGTACGAGAGATTTGTGGCGTTCAATTCGGCCCCGAGGGAGCTAGTCTTTGGTGACTTGACACAA ACTCTCGGCAACGCACTGATTGTATTAAATGGTGTTCATATTTTGTGTATTATGATGTATATGAGTTTCCAAATACACAA AAACCATTTTACACTTCCGGTGGTGTGCATCATATCCGGCGTGGTGGTCATCATGGAGATCAACGCCACCAATGTCTACATGAGCGAGACCTCGGCCCAGAGCAAGGAAGCCAAGGATAATCTGGAGAGGAACATCCGCATGATATACAACGTGGAGGATAGTACAGTGTTCTCCGTGACCCATGACATCATATCTGTTTGG GGTCATTGCTGCGGAGTGACCAGTATGTATGACTTTCAGAACCACACGGGATTAAAGTTCTCGGCCAAAActgacaaagaaagaaaacctaTTCAG TATCCGCCCTCGTGTTGTAACCAGACGTTCTTTAGTTTGGGGGACAAGGCCAGAGACGCTGTCAAGAACTGCGCCTTTTCTGGCGAAGGCGTATACTCG ATGGGCTGCTACACCATGATGTTTGAGTGGCTGAGCTACTACTGCATCCTCTACGCTACAGTCATCCTCTGGCAGCTGATCGACATCCTTGTGCACCTTATCCTGTACAGGAAGATGGTCACTTTATTCAGAAATTACACTGGTCAAAAAAAGTGA